The following DNA comes from Nicotiana sylvestris chromosome 10, ASM39365v2, whole genome shotgun sequence.
ctATGCATctttaccctgcatttctgcaagagactgtttacccgactcgaacccgtgacctcctggttaTGTATTAGGTGGAAGTAATTGTGCTATGCCGAAAGTAGTGTTGTGGAATCTTGAaattgaaaatgataaatttgaATGCTTTAGAAAGAGCTTCTAAGATTGTTTTTTTCTTTGAGTAATTCTTGTGTTGTTTCTCTTCCCTACAGGGAAGTGGACCTGACTGGCCAATTTTGAGACGCTGGAATGTGCCATGGAATTGGCAAACTGTCTCACTTTCTTCGCTTGCGTGTGGATTGAGGTGTTATTTAGTTACCTCACTAAGTTTTCAAATATGTCTGATCAATGTAGTGTAATCTTATTGTGATTAgtaaaaaaaacaatttttttgtAACGGGATACTCCCTCCTGTCCCATTTTATATGGTGGTTTTTTATTGTGCACAtaattaagaaagaaagaaagacttttgaaacttgtggtttaAAACAAATCGtagacatttgtgtggctataaaacaTCATATTAAGgtaaaatgggtgaaatgcaaTGTTTTATTGGTTTAACTTGCTGTAAATGGAAGTTTTGTTCTTCTAGTTTGTCTAAAGTATCTTTATAAGCTGATGTTCTGTTTTGTCGTGGAAATATACTGGGCAACTAGCAACCAAGTCTTGATCTTGGGAGGAAAAAGCTAACTAATATTCAGGCAGTTTTGTTTTGACAGGACTAATAGAGACAGCATCAATACCATATGTAGGACTCGATGTAGATGAATTGAGCTTGGATGAGAAGGCTGAAATTTTGTTCGCCGATCAAGCGTATGGATACTGATTCTTTTAGCACCGTTTGTTCATCCGGATTAAATAACTTCACATTTTGTCCATCCTCCAAGATTCTGATCATTTGTatactttttttgtttttcagtATAACAACTGCAGTTGTGCTAATAGTCCTTTATACTCTCACCAAGTCATCTCAACCGCTCCCTGATGACATATATCGTTATGGTAATGAGTGTTTTTCAAGTGATTGACGAATTCATTTGTCTGTAGCTTTATGTAGTCAGGAAACTGGATAGAAGGCTGAGTCATAGTTTCCTCTAGTCTTAATTTGTTGCAGCAACTGGTTGATTTACGTTTGTCTATTTCCAGATTTGAAGGAACCTTTCAATCTCCAGAGAGGATGGCTTTTGTGGGCTGGAATTGGTTTAGTGGGAGCAATAGGTGCCATTGCTTTAACAGGAGTGGCAATGTCCACTTTCAACGGTGAGACGCCACCAAGAGAGGTTAGAATTGAACTAACAGTTCATCCAATCTTTTGAATTGAGAATGCCATTCTTTCTACAACCTTCAAAAGCAAATAATAAAATTGGGGTCAGAAAGAAGGATTTCTTTTAGGATCTGAGGAAATGGGTGAAATAGCTTTACTTTACCCATTGAGCGATATCCTGAGCTAGAGGACAATAATTGAGGAGCATATATGAAAATAAAGGACATAGTTTTTCAAATATATTCACATTATGGATGAGGACAATTACTCAAGAAGCATATCATATGTTAGTTGCACACTAGCTTTTTCATGCAAAATTGTGTTGGGTTAGGCTTATCATTAAATTGGCTACATTGTGGTGATTAATGTAACAGAAAACTATGTGACTAAACTGCTATTGTTGTTTCAGCTCGTGTACATTAACGCGCATTAAAGTTCATTGTTCTCCCTGTGATGTGGTTTTTTTCCTCATTTAATTCCTTAAAACTTGTTACAGACTGATGCTCTTGCCCGATTACTCCCACTGATAGGCTCCTCAAGTATCAGGTATTTCCAAATATCTCTATTATCAATAGGCCACTGCTTTAATATTGATGGCTTTGCTGCCACTTAAAACTTTTGTAAGATATACAATAGAGTAATGAATTCTCTTCTATGTGTAGCACTGTTTCTCTGCTAGGCATTACTGGCGTGCTTGCTCCAATTCTTGAGGAGACTGTGTTTAGAGGATTTTTTATGGTCTCTCTGACCAAGTGGTATAATTCCTTCTACGCAACTTCGATTACAAATTACTACTGCTTCATATTTGGTGTGAGAACTGGCActagtggtggcaaaatggttaaaagaaaacaattATCCACCCATATTATTCGTTAAAAAATGGGCTGCATAATGAACTTtataaaaacgggtcaaatatggataataaccatattatccacttagaaaatggataactaataggcttaacttttacatttgtaaagcctcaaattggggttcCTCAAGTCtgggagactaggaattctcccaaaagtgatcatatttaagaagccatggataatataTCCGTCGGTTAATctgttttttatccgtattatatatgggtcggatcgaataatttatttgtttttgtattACCCGTTTTCGACCCTCCCATATCCTGACCCGACCGCCCGTTTTGCCACCCCTAACTGGCACTATTAAGTGACTATGTGAATCTTCTGGACTTTGTTGAGAAACTTGAAAAGGGAGGCATAAAAAGTTTTGAAAACCCAATAAACATGTAAAGATTATACTTTCACCAGTTGATCCACTTCTTTTTATATGTTATCTTTACCCAATCCAGGAATTTCTTTCTACGGATTCTGCTACCTGCATTGCTCTATGCATGCCAAGTGTGAACCCTCTTAATTTGAAAGTACTTCTGGGCTTGGTCAATTGATCCTTCAATATTATGCTTATGAACTACAATGTTATCTCTTGTGCAGTCTGTTTTGGATGTTCTGTAATAAAATTTGGTTTTCAAGGGAATGAGACTGAAAGAAAGTGGGCACAATTAGAATGGAATAGCTAGCAAAATGTTAACGAGGGTTAAATAGGAAGTGAGTAAGAACCCTCAGGGCTTGGCCTGGTGGCAATTGACTTGAGCCTTGGGGTTTGCtccctttcaaggtctcaagttcgaaacccactgggtgcaaacaatttctgagggccatcggactgggtaaaaacctgaattaaccgtggTGCACTTGCGGGAAACTCCTTGCCGAGGGCTTGTGCACCCCCGGGAATAGTCGGGGCTCGAagagactcggacacccggtgcaaatcaaaaaaaaaaaaaaggaagtga
Coding sequences within:
- the LOC104241753 gene encoding uncharacterized protein produces the protein MAYTLCITLTQSTCPTLPKLYSSKSILQKSNRISLTPFLKFQDSAPTQSSTRGFTTICFSRPRNGPDYKGSGPDWPILRRWNVPWNWQTVSLSSLACGLSFVLTGLIETASIPYVGLDVDELSLDEKAEILFADQAITTAVVLIVLYTLTKSSQPLPDDIYRYDLKEPFNLQRGWLLWAGIGLVGAIGAIALTGVAMSTFNGETPPRETDALARLLPLIGSSSISTVSLLGITGVLAPILEETVFRGFFMVSLTKWLPTPLAAVISGAVFALAHLTPGQFPQLFVLGTALGFSYAQTRNLLTPITIHAFWNSGVILLLTFLQLQGYDIKEIIQAT